From Streptomyces sp. Edi4, one genomic window encodes:
- a CDS encoding STAS domain-containing protein translates to MRANASGFGLWERVVEASTVLELFGEIDIEARIALGPAVEKMIDREAPEVVVDLRPVTFLDAGGLRLLIAVKDGVSARGGTLRVVRGAPGVMRLFRLANLESAFVLLDRVPASLSDAHHSPGPAPPDDFLPHSACGGRDT, encoded by the coding sequence ATGCGTGCCAACGCGTCCGGGTTCGGACTGTGGGAACGAGTGGTGGAGGCGTCCACCGTGCTCGAGTTGTTCGGAGAGATCGACATCGAGGCCCGAATCGCCCTCGGACCCGCTGTGGAGAAAATGATCGACCGCGAGGCGCCCGAAGTGGTGGTGGACCTGCGCCCCGTCACGTTCCTGGACGCGGGAGGCCTGCGGCTGCTGATCGCGGTCAAGGACGGCGTGAGCGCGCGGGGCGGCACCCTGAGAGTGGTCCGGGGCGCCCCCGGCGTCATGCGCCTGTTCCGCCTGGCCAACCTGGAATCCGCCTTCGTCCTCCTGGACCGCGTCCCCGCGTCCCTGTCCGACGCCCACCACTCCCCGGGCCCGGCTCCTCCGGACGACTTCCTGCCGCACTCCGCGTGCGGGGGCCGGGACACCTGA